In one window of Photobacterium leiognathi DNA:
- a CDS encoding DUF1565 domain-containing protein yields the protein MNRSLSYLTLSLFSVGAIAVPIEWINGKTKVVNGDIVTYNEQCYIAQNNPGSWETPSPSSNWFWQPTECGGPPIPTCNDNQELIDGICIDIVEPVICPNGQILVDNICVDETTPPVSDITLWIAGETKVNNGDIVSYQSQCFEAKNSPGVWETPKSSSWFWNETNCSDTSIEPIECPDGSSAPTIEECPTEPPTEVTCPDGTITENYDSCPATQAIFVSPDGNDNNNGSFTKPYKTLKKALSQAKAGSIIELAEGRYKTAEVIDKANGNSEAPIVIRGNNSVFDGTIDITTPWQRHDGNIYKTQINQDIWQLFIDDKMVMSARWPNAQLSDGSLWDMKTTWRHQAPESRFGEMIDERPYEKITVKNSGNEYQPLPNGINTQSLADSGIDATGAIAIMNIGSWLNWAQVIDSHTVGSDRFTYSTDFSKSGTAMKKAATNMLSKGNFWANKNGKYEEGHYYLEGKLELLDSPNEWFFDKQTKTVYLWAPNDADPNQLHVRGKQQTYGLTIRNSSHLIFDNVDFFATAFTVISSKSITFNDLDAQYYAYSKRMLGDLTRPQTIKFINNNKAITETQNKITNSYLAYTDGPAFEMIKENSNVVDNNLIHDIDYSNLGTGGEGSINMASQSQNITFSNNTFHTAGNSEGVRVGARSKVIGNHVYNTSLLQHDGAAINVGIDEQAGTEIAYNWVHDTPKAGIRFDGVEGAAKTGKDGLVHHNVVWNSAFNIIKGDTQGTYNNLMFNNIITDLIIFNKASAYGLNYSSETLNNLVGTLQGRKSGTSEQLAVPGIVANNITGNTSEILSHLKGAYWGDFRPKDNAVIIDMGTSNSSLMTIEHLGSSPDIGAYEYGAPNTWIPGHSHSIASNPVPFDKATNVDLNIELMFSQDLKRFNYDVYLGKNIDALLPVDKIDNKYNLNDLSPNTQYYWRVDVIENNKVTTGDIWSFSTE from the coding sequence ATGAATAGAAGCCTTAGTTACCTTACACTTTCACTATTTAGCGTCGGGGCTATTGCAGTACCAATCGAGTGGATTAATGGTAAAACCAAGGTCGTTAATGGCGATATCGTTACATATAATGAACAATGTTATATCGCGCAAAATAACCCAGGATCATGGGAGACACCTTCACCATCGTCTAATTGGTTTTGGCAACCGACCGAATGCGGTGGTCCCCCTATTCCAACATGCAATGATAATCAAGAGTTAATCGATGGCATTTGTATCGATATTGTTGAGCCTGTGATTTGTCCAAATGGTCAAATATTGGTTGATAATATCTGTGTTGATGAAACAACACCTCCGGTATCTGATATCACGTTATGGATTGCGGGAGAAACAAAAGTTAATAACGGCGATATTGTTAGCTACCAGTCTCAATGCTTTGAAGCTAAAAATAGTCCGGGAGTATGGGAAACACCTAAGTCATCATCATGGTTTTGGAATGAAACGAATTGTTCAGATACGTCCATAGAACCTATTGAGTGCCCTGATGGCTCTAGCGCACCAACGATTGAAGAGTGTCCTACTGAACCACCAACAGAAGTTACTTGCCCTGACGGCACTATCACCGAAAACTACGATAGCTGCCCTGCAACACAAGCTATTTTTGTTAGCCCTGATGGCAACGATAATAATAACGGCTCATTCACTAAGCCTTACAAAACCCTAAAGAAGGCTTTATCTCAAGCTAAAGCAGGCAGCATTATTGAACTGGCAGAAGGTCGTTATAAAACAGCAGAAGTCATTGATAAGGCTAATGGAAACAGCGAAGCACCCATAGTGATCAGAGGAAATAACAGCGTCTTTGATGGCACCATAGATATTACGACACCATGGCAACGACACGACGGTAATATTTACAAGACACAAATCAATCAAGATATTTGGCAATTGTTTATTGACGATAAAATGGTGATGTCAGCACGTTGGCCTAATGCTCAATTAAGCGATGGTTCACTGTGGGATATGAAGACGACATGGCGTCATCAAGCCCCTGAAAGTCGTTTCGGTGAAATGATTGATGAACGCCCGTATGAAAAGATCACTGTTAAAAACAGTGGTAATGAATATCAACCTCTTCCTAATGGTATAAACACACAATCGCTAGCTGATTCAGGTATTGATGCGACAGGTGCCATTGCTATCATGAACATAGGCTCTTGGCTTAACTGGGCACAAGTGATTGATAGTCACACGGTTGGTAGTGATCGCTTTACCTATAGTACCGATTTTTCTAAATCAGGCACTGCGATGAAAAAAGCCGCTACTAATATGCTCTCAAAAGGCAATTTTTGGGCAAATAAAAACGGCAAATATGAAGAAGGCCACTATTACCTTGAAGGTAAACTTGAGCTGTTAGATAGTCCCAATGAGTGGTTCTTTGATAAGCAGACGAAAACCGTTTACTTATGGGCTCCCAATGATGCCGATCCTAACCAACTTCATGTACGTGGTAAGCAGCAAACCTATGGCTTAACCATCCGAAATTCTAGCCACCTTATTTTCGATAATGTCGACTTTTTTGCGACAGCATTTACGGTGATTAGCTCAAAATCTATTACTTTTAATGATCTGGATGCGCAATATTACGCGTATTCAAAGCGCATGTTAGGTGACTTAACTCGCCCTCAAACCATTAAGTTTATTAATAACAATAAAGCCATCACAGAAACACAGAACAAGATCACCAATAGCTACCTAGCTTACACTGATGGGCCTGCGTTTGAGATGATCAAAGAAAACAGTAATGTGGTTGATAACAACCTGATACATGATATTGATTATTCAAATCTAGGAACTGGTGGTGAAGGCTCCATTAATATGGCTTCACAAAGTCAGAATATCACTTTTAGCAATAACACTTTCCATACCGCAGGTAATTCTGAAGGTGTACGCGTTGGTGCTCGCTCTAAAGTAATTGGTAACCATGTGTACAACACCAGCCTATTACAGCATGATGGCGCAGCAATCAATGTGGGGATTGATGAACAAGCAGGCACAGAGATCGCTTATAACTGGGTTCACGATACACCAAAAGCAGGTATTCGTTTTGATGGTGTCGAAGGTGCGGCTAAAACAGGTAAAGATGGCTTAGTCCATCACAACGTTGTGTGGAATAGCGCTTTCAATATTATTAAGGGTGATACGCAAGGTACCTACAATAACTTGATGTTTAATAACATCATCACTGATTTAATCATCTTCAATAAAGCGTCAGCATATGGATTAAATTATAGTTCTGAAACGCTAAACAACTTAGTCGGAACACTGCAAGGGCGTAAATCGGGTACTAGCGAGCAATTAGCTGTTCCGGGAATCGTGGCAAATAATATAACAGGCAATACATCTGAGATCTTAAGTCACTTAAAGGGCGCTTATTGGGGTGACTTTAGACCGAAGGATAACGCCGTGATCATTGATATGGGAACAAGCAATAGTAGCTTGATGACAATTGAGCATCTTGGCTCTTCCCCTGATATTGGCGCTTATGAATATGGAGCCCCTAACACTTGGATTCCAGGTCATAGCCATTCAATCGCCTCTAACCCTGTCCCTTTTGATAAGGCAACCAATGTTGATCTGAATATTGAATTAATGTTCTCACAGGATCTCAAGCGATTTAATTATGATGTCTACTTAGGTAAGAATATCGACGCCTTATTACCCGTCGATAAAATAGATAATAAGTATAACTTGAATGATCTTTCACCAAACACCCAATATTATTGGCGCGTTGATGTGATAGAAAATAATAAAGTCACGACGGGAGATATTTGGTCATTTAGTACCGAGTAA
- a CDS encoding putative quinol monooxygenase: MGKVILKGLIVVPDDELNIVSKALEKHVALTKQEPGCIVFNVNQRSHSPCYFDVYEEFSNNNAFEHHQRRVTASEWGRITINVERHYEVWHTEND, encoded by the coding sequence ATGGGAAAAGTGATATTAAAAGGATTGATTGTTGTTCCTGACGATGAATTGAACATCGTCAGTAAAGCGCTTGAGAAACACGTCGCACTAACAAAGCAAGAGCCCGGATGTATAGTGTTTAATGTTAACCAACGCTCACACTCTCCCTGTTATTTTGATGTTTATGAAGAGTTTTCTAACAATAATGCTTTTGAACATCATCAAAGGCGTGTTACAGCATCTGAATGGGGAAGAATTACCATTAATGTAGAACGTCATTATGAGGTGTGGCATACCGAGAACGATTAA
- a CDS encoding NUDIX hydrolase has translation MIPIDSSIVAGVALSEIDGVMKMLLMKRVKGGYWCHVGGSIEGEETAWQAIVREFYEETQINIVDLYNAQYLQQFFEANVNVLQIIPVFVVICPPNQAVVLNHEHTDYQWCTLEEAKALTPFPNQHRVFDHVWAYFVDKPIDPLFKVNIK, from the coding sequence ATGATCCCGATAGATTCTTCCATTGTGGCAGGGGTTGCGTTATCTGAAATTGATGGCGTGATGAAAATGCTACTGATGAAACGAGTAAAAGGTGGATATTGGTGCCATGTTGGTGGCTCTATCGAAGGAGAAGAAACCGCTTGGCAAGCCATCGTCCGTGAGTTTTATGAAGAAACTCAAATCAATATTGTCGATCTTTACAACGCTCAATATCTGCAACAATTTTTTGAAGCCAATGTGAATGTGCTGCAAATCATTCCTGTTTTCGTTGTTATATGCCCTCCCAATCAAGCCGTAGTACTTAATCATGAACATACGGATTATCAATGGTGCACATTAGAAGAAGCGAAAGCGTTAACGCCATTTCCTAATCAGCATCGTGTTTTTGATCATGTATGGGCTTACTTTGTTGATAAGCCTATCGATCCTCTTTTTAAGGTTAATATTAAGTAG
- a CDS encoding carboxynorspermidine synthase has translation MAILQIGAGGVGWVVAHKAAQNNDVLGDITIASRTIAKCEKIIRSIDKKNNLKDPSKKLQARAVNADDVDALVALIKEVKPDFVINVGPPWVNMTIMEACYQAKVSYLDTSVVVDLCSEGQQVPQAYDWQWGYREKFKEAGITGILGAGFDPGVVSVFAAYAVKHLFDEIDTIDVMDVNAGDHGKKFATNFDPETNMLEIQGDSFYWENGEWKQVGCHSRMLEFDFPLVGKHKVYSMAHDEVRSLQEFIPAKRIEFWMGFGDKYLNYFNCMRDIGLLSPDPLTLHDGTVVQPLHVLKALLPDPTSLAPGYTGKTCIGTWVQGKKDGKERSVFIYNTADHEVAYEDVEHQAISYTTGVPAITAALQFFNGKWADKGVFNMEQLDPDPFLATMPTIGLDWHVQELPVGQPDIHILK, from the coding sequence ATGGCTATTTTACAAATTGGTGCTGGTGGTGTTGGCTGGGTTGTTGCACATAAAGCGGCGCAAAATAATGATGTATTGGGTGATATCACGATCGCTTCACGTACTATTGCTAAGTGCGAAAAGATCATTAGATCAATTGATAAGAAAAATAACCTAAAAGATCCAAGCAAGAAGCTACAAGCACGAGCGGTCAATGCGGATGATGTTGATGCATTAGTCGCTTTAATTAAAGAAGTAAAACCTGATTTTGTGATCAATGTAGGTCCTCCTTGGGTCAACATGACAATCATGGAAGCGTGTTATCAAGCTAAGGTTTCTTACTTAGATACGTCTGTTGTGGTTGATTTGTGCTCTGAAGGTCAGCAAGTTCCACAAGCCTATGATTGGCAATGGGGTTACCGTGAGAAGTTCAAGGAAGCGGGGATCACTGGCATTTTAGGTGCAGGTTTTGATCCGGGTGTTGTTAGTGTGTTTGCCGCTTATGCTGTGAAACACCTGTTCGATGAAATTGACACCATTGATGTCATGGATGTGAATGCAGGTGATCACGGTAAGAAGTTTGCGACTAACTTTGACCCTGAAACCAATATGTTAGAAATCCAAGGTGATTCATTCTATTGGGAAAACGGTGAATGGAAACAAGTCGGTTGTCATAGCCGCATGCTTGAGTTTGATTTCCCGTTAGTCGGTAAGCATAAAGTTTATTCAATGGCACATGATGAAGTACGTTCATTGCAGGAGTTTATTCCAGCAAAACGTATTGAGTTTTGGATGGGCTTTGGTGACAAATACCTAAATTACTTTAATTGTATGCGTGATATTGGCTTATTAAGTCCAGATCCACTAACGCTGCATGATGGTACTGTCGTACAACCACTGCATGTTTTGAAAGCGTTATTACCTGATCCAACATCGCTTGCTCCGGGCTATACAGGAAAAACCTGTATCGGTACTTGGGTCCAAGGTAAAAAAGACGGTAAAGAGCGCAGTGTGTTTATCTACAACACCGCTGATCATGAAGTGGCGTATGAAGATGTAGAGCATCAAGCAATATCATACACAACGGGTGTTCCGGCTATAACTGCCGCATTACAGTTCTTTAATGGCAAATGGGCAGATAAAGGTGTGTTCAATATGGAGCAGTTAGACCCAGATCCATTCTTAGCAACAATGCCGACGATTGGTTTAGATTGGCATGTTCAAGAATTGCCTGTTGGTCAGCCTGATATTCATATCTTGAAATAA
- a CDS encoding MAPEG family protein, with product MEFLLPYKITIWVIGLVGLLLLLQLIVLDVVILSKKHIPGFAIEANHEHFLFRANRALANSNESLGIFIVFVLFALFSQPTAHWVNGFAVVYLFGRVGHMLCYYFNLKVIRSIFFVVSLLGLIGLFITAIMAWL from the coding sequence ATGGAATTTTTGCTTCCCTATAAAATTACGATTTGGGTTATTGGCTTGGTGGGGCTGTTGTTGTTACTACAGTTAATCGTTTTAGATGTGGTGATTCTTAGTAAAAAGCACATCCCCGGTTTTGCCATTGAAGCTAACCATGAACACTTTTTATTCCGAGCTAATAGAGCATTAGCCAATAGTAATGAAAGCCTTGGGATCTTTATTGTATTCGTCCTGTTTGCGCTATTTTCTCAGCCCACGGCCCACTGGGTTAATGGTTTCGCTGTGGTTTATTTATTTGGGCGAGTAGGGCATATGTTGTGCTATTACTTTAATTTAAAAGTAATACGCAGCATCTTTTTCGTGGTGAGTTTATTGGGGCTTATTGGATTATTTATCACCGCGATAATGGCTTGGCTGTAA
- a CDS encoding pyridoxal phosphate-dependent class III aminotransferase: MSTLFNFQETDLSVTVPVVNDLYDLTLDELLLSQEHYESEVRSYPRRLPLAIAKAAGVLVEDTRGQLFVDCLAGAGTLALGYNHPEINKAIVEQLESGLPYQTLDITTAAKDNFIKQLINFLPESFANNACIQFCGPSGADAVEAAIKLAKQTTGRNTMAAFHGAYHGMTNGTMAMMGNLNTKSRRQGLMADVHFLPFPYSLRCPYGLSGDEGAKQSLRYIERMLCDDESGIQKPAAIIVEPVQGEGGVIPAPAFWLRELRRITQEHSILLIFDEIQCGIGKTGFNFAFEESGIMPDILCLSKAVGGGLPMSVLVFNKDIDSWNPGEHTGTFRGNQLAMATGAKALEIIERDGLVEHVQKAGMYLRRGLEKIAAETSCIAEVRGKGLMLGVEIVKADGSKNKFGEPVADPDLTAAIQRSALERGLIIEKGGRQGSVLRFLPPLIMSFEQLDFVLATMKAAIEAHVTPVAQTQVVDTPISNWQQHFIQTGKGGSETFEEALNHTTQVLKKVFEQTNQPYSGLDPQVLKTLINGIDLNQPQSSLDAVIEQTGDLIAKHSIMVQHPHCIAHLHTPPLVPAIAAEAFIAALNQSMDSWDQASAATFVEQKIVDWLCEIYQLGHQADGVFTSGGTQSNLMGLLLARDWAADTISGHNIQQQGLPSYADKLRILCSKKSHFTVQKSASLMGLGEQSVVCVDTNPDGTIQLASLITTIEALKAEDLIPFAVVGTAGTTDHGAIDDLTGLADISARYNLWFHVDGAYGGALILSRHQSRLHGIEKADSLSVDFHKLFFQPISCGAVLVKDKSHFKYLLHHADYLNREDDLLPNLVDKSIATTKRFDALKVLMTMQSVGADALGEMYDHLLSQTQYVADLVNQQPQFELLADPALSTVLFRYVGDNAHITASELNHLNKQLRIDALVKGEAVLGETLVDGKVALKFTILNPCLTINDFKTLLNKIAQLGQSLSSLIQ, from the coding sequence ATGTCTACACTTTTTAATTTTCAAGAAACAGATCTCTCTGTAACTGTACCTGTTGTTAATGACTTATATGATTTAACGCTTGATGAGTTATTACTAAGCCAAGAGCATTATGAGTCAGAAGTTCGCTCATATCCGCGACGACTACCACTTGCTATTGCTAAAGCGGCGGGTGTGTTAGTCGAAGATACCCGGGGGCAGTTGTTTGTCGATTGCTTAGCAGGGGCAGGTACATTAGCACTGGGTTATAACCATCCCGAAATCAATAAAGCGATTGTTGAACAATTAGAATCTGGCTTGCCATATCAAACCCTTGATATTACAACGGCAGCAAAAGATAACTTCATCAAACAACTGATTAATTTCCTACCTGAGTCATTTGCAAACAATGCTTGTATACAGTTTTGTGGCCCTTCAGGTGCTGATGCCGTAGAAGCTGCGATTAAATTAGCCAAGCAAACCACGGGTCGAAATACCATGGCAGCCTTCCACGGTGCCTATCACGGTATGACAAACGGCACGATGGCGATGATGGGTAATTTAAATACTAAGTCTCGTCGTCAAGGCTTAATGGCTGATGTGCATTTCTTACCATTTCCTTATTCACTGCGTTGTCCGTATGGTTTGTCTGGTGATGAAGGCGCTAAACAAAGCCTGAGATATATCGAGCGTATGCTTTGTGATGATGAAAGCGGCATTCAAAAACCAGCGGCAATCATTGTTGAGCCTGTGCAAGGTGAGGGCGGTGTTATTCCTGCGCCTGCTTTTTGGCTGCGAGAATTACGCCGAATAACGCAAGAGCATAGTATTTTACTGATTTTCGATGAAATTCAATGTGGTATAGGTAAAACAGGATTTAACTTTGCTTTTGAAGAATCGGGCATCATGCCAGATATTCTATGTCTATCAAAAGCGGTAGGTGGCGGTTTACCAATGTCTGTATTGGTGTTCAATAAAGACATTGATAGCTGGAACCCGGGTGAGCATACGGGCACATTTCGTGGTAATCAGCTGGCAATGGCGACAGGTGCCAAAGCATTAGAAATTATTGAACGTGATGGTTTGGTAGAGCATGTGCAAAAAGCAGGAATGTATCTGCGTCGTGGTTTAGAAAAAATCGCAGCAGAGACGAGCTGTATTGCGGAAGTGCGTGGCAAAGGCTTAATGCTGGGTGTTGAGATTGTTAAAGCAGATGGTAGTAAGAACAAATTTGGTGAGCCTGTGGCAGATCCTGATTTAACTGCTGCTATCCAACGTTCAGCTCTTGAGCGTGGTTTGATCATTGAAAAAGGTGGCCGACAAGGTTCTGTATTACGCTTCTTACCGCCATTGATCATGAGTTTTGAGCAGTTGGATTTTGTATTAGCAACAATGAAAGCGGCAATTGAAGCGCATGTTACGCCGGTTGCTCAAACTCAAGTTGTTGATACTCCGATATCTAATTGGCAACAACACTTTATTCAAACGGGGAAAGGGGGTTCTGAAACGTTTGAAGAGGCGCTCAATCACACTACGCAAGTGCTGAAGAAAGTGTTTGAGCAAACTAATCAGCCGTATTCTGGTTTAGATCCTCAAGTACTCAAGACCTTAATTAATGGTATCGATTTAAATCAACCACAATCTTCATTAGATGCTGTGATTGAACAAACAGGCGATCTTATCGCGAAACACTCAATCATGGTGCAACATCCGCACTGTATTGCTCACTTGCATACACCGCCACTTGTACCTGCTATTGCAGCAGAAGCTTTTATTGCAGCTTTAAATCAGTCAATGGACTCTTGGGATCAAGCCAGTGCGGCGACATTTGTTGAGCAAAAAATTGTAGATTGGTTATGTGAGATCTATCAACTCGGTCATCAAGCTGACGGTGTGTTCACCAGTGGCGGCACACAAAGTAATTTGATGGGGTTATTGCTGGCTCGTGATTGGGCGGCTGACACTATCTCTGGTCATAATATTCAGCAACAAGGTTTGCCATCATACGCAGATAAACTACGTATATTATGCTCGAAAAAATCCCACTTCACCGTGCAAAAATCAGCATCATTAATGGGGTTAGGTGAGCAGTCTGTCGTATGTGTTGATACTAACCCTGATGGCACTATTCAATTAGCATCATTAATTACCACTATTGAAGCATTAAAAGCCGAAGACTTGATCCCGTTTGCTGTGGTAGGTACAGCAGGCACCACCGATCACGGTGCGATTGATGATTTAACTGGCCTAGCAGATATTTCAGCTCGTTATAACCTTTGGTTTCATGTTGATGGCGCTTATGGCGGTGCGCTGATTTTAAGTCGTCATCAAAGTCGATTACATGGCATTGAAAAGGCTGATTCGCTAAGTGTTGATTTTCACAAGCTTTTCTTCCAACCGATCAGCTGTGGCGCAGTATTAGTGAAAGATAAATCTCACTTTAAATACCTGCTTCATCATGCTGATTACCTCAATCGTGAAGATGATTTATTGCCAAACTTGGTCGATAAGTCGATTGCAACCACCAAACGTTTTGATGCGCTGAAAGTGTTGATGACAATGCAAAGTGTAGGCGCTGATGCGCTTGGTGAGATGTATGATCATCTGTTGAGCCAAACGCAGTATGTGGCTGACTTAGTCAACCAACAACCGCAATTTGAACTGCTTGCTGATCCTGCGCTTTCGACTGTGTTATTCCGCTATGTGGGTGACAATGCACATATAACAGCATCGGAACTCAATCACCTAAATAAACAGCTTCGTATCGATGCTTTAGTTAAAGGTGAAGCGGTATTAGGGGAAACCCTTGTCGATGGCAAAGTGGCACTGAAATTCACGATTTTAAATCCGTGCTTAACAATCAATGATTTTAAAACCTTATTGAATAAAATCGCTCAATTGGGTCAATCGTTATCGTCTTTAATTCAGTAA
- the nspC gene encoding carboxynorspermidine decarboxylase, with product MIDEQKLLNNLEQAKKLKQLSGVKLVLALKCFSTWGVFDVMKPYLDGTTSSGPFEVRLGAEKFGGETHAYSVGYSQEDVEDVLQYCNKIIFNSISQLQAHRHLADSKASVGLRLNPGISCAGQDLADPARQFSRLGVQENLLTDELFDALDGAMFHMNCENKSADAFITLLDSISERFGRYLLKLDWVSLGGGVFFTWPDYELEKLATVLKAFAERFSIQLYLEPGEAIITQTTDLVVTVVDIVENGMKTAIVDSATEAHRLDTLIYNEPATITESSEEGSHEYVIGSCSCLAGDQFCVTSFEQPLTIGQKLHIADSAGYTMVKLNWFNGLRMPSIYCRRSNGNIEKLNEFSYDDFATSLSRSAISSVS from the coding sequence ATGATTGATGAGCAGAAGCTGCTCAACAATTTAGAACAAGCTAAAAAGTTAAAACAATTATCCGGAGTAAAACTCGTCCTTGCATTGAAGTGCTTTTCCACGTGGGGCGTGTTTGATGTTATGAAGCCTTATCTTGATGGTACAACCAGTAGTGGGCCATTTGAAGTTAGGTTAGGTGCTGAAAAATTCGGTGGTGAAACACATGCTTATAGTGTGGGATATAGCCAAGAAGATGTAGAAGATGTTCTCCAGTACTGTAATAAGATCATTTTCAACTCTATCTCTCAATTACAAGCGCATCGACATTTAGCCGACAGTAAAGCCTCTGTTGGTCTGCGTTTAAATCCGGGTATTAGTTGTGCAGGACAAGATTTGGCGGATCCTGCTCGTCAGTTTTCACGCTTAGGGGTTCAAGAAAATCTATTAACAGATGAATTGTTTGATGCTCTCGATGGTGCGATGTTTCACATGAATTGTGAAAACAAAAGTGCAGATGCATTTATTACATTACTCGACTCAATATCAGAGCGTTTTGGACGCTACTTATTAAAGCTTGATTGGGTCAGCTTAGGCGGTGGCGTTTTCTTCACTTGGCCGGATTACGAACTAGAAAAATTGGCAACGGTTTTAAAAGCATTTGCAGAACGATTTAGTATTCAGTTATATCTTGAGCCGGGCGAAGCCATTATTACCCAAACTACTGACTTAGTGGTGACTGTGGTTGATATTGTCGAGAACGGTATGAAAACAGCCATTGTAGATAGTGCGACAGAAGCGCATCGACTTGATACCTTAATTTATAATGAACCAGCAACGATAACAGAGTCCTCAGAAGAGGGAAGTCATGAATACGTGATTGGCAGTTGCTCTTGTCTTGCTGGCGATCAATTTTGTGTTACTAGTTTTGAACAGCCATTAACGATTGGACAGAAATTACATATTGCAGACAGTGCGGGTTACACCATGGTGAAGTTAAATTGGTTTAATGGTTTGCGTATGCCAAGTATTTATTGCCGTCGTAGTAATGGCAATATCGAAAAACTCAACGAATTTAGTTATGACGATTTTGCTACATCGTTATCGCGCTCTGCAATCTCATCTGTAAGTTAA
- a CDS encoding IS4 family transposase yields the protein MTYIEPTLWAQKQFGQADLNDPRRTQRLVALATSLAEQPGIPISKLIISPADMEGAYRFIRNDQIKAEDIAEAGFYVTAQEAFEQQTLLALEDTTSLSYSHHSIQDTLGHSNQGNRHRAMFVHSTLLFAPETHTVVGLIEQQRWTRDIEKRGQRHQHATRPYKEKESYKWEQASRHVAERLGEKMSEVISVCDREADLFEYLTYKHEQQQRFIVRSMQSRCIEEHDNRLYDYASKLLSAGSKELKIPQKGGRKSRTAHLDIKYAPVTLKSPANKKEFDNISLYYVGCIEQGESDDKLAWHLLTSEPVTNKEEALNIVSYYERRWLIEDFHKVWKSEGTQVEQLRMQSKDNLERLSVILAFIATRLLQLRFMNESKELSSSCCERVLKGKAWKLMWLKLEKKKLPKEAPNISWAYKSIARLGGWKDTKRTGRASVKTLWQGWFRLQTILEGYELAKSLEHNDL from the coding sequence ATGACCTATATAGAACCAACTCTTTGGGCTCAAAAACAATTCGGTCAAGCCGATCTTAATGACCCAAGACGAACTCAAAGACTCGTTGCTCTAGCTACCTCTCTGGCTGAACAACCTGGTATCCCTATCTCAAAACTCATCATCTCCCCAGCCGATATGGAAGGGGCTTATCGCTTTATTCGTAATGACCAAATCAAAGCAGAAGATATTGCAGAAGCTGGATTCTATGTCACAGCACAAGAAGCTTTTGAACAACAAACACTGCTTGCATTGGAAGATACCACTTCTCTAAGTTACTCACATCACAGCATACAAGATACACTCGGGCATTCCAATCAAGGTAATCGACACCGAGCAATGTTCGTTCATTCAACGTTGCTTTTTGCTCCCGAAACTCACACTGTAGTTGGTTTAATCGAACAACAACGCTGGACCCGAGATATTGAAAAACGTGGTCAAAGACACCAGCATGCAACTCGACCATACAAAGAAAAAGAAAGTTATAAATGGGAACAAGCATCTCGCCATGTTGCAGAGCGACTAGGCGAGAAAATGTCAGAGGTTATTTCTGTATGTGATAGAGAAGCCGATTTATTCGAGTACCTCACTTACAAGCACGAGCAACAACAACGATTTATCGTTCGCTCAATGCAAAGTCGCTGTATCGAGGAGCATGATAATCGTCTTTATGACTACGCTTCCAAGTTGTTATCAGCAGGAAGCAAAGAGCTAAAAATACCGCAAAAAGGCGGTCGTAAGTCCCGCACGGCTCATCTAGACATCAAATATGCTCCCGTGACACTTAAGTCTCCCGCTAATAAAAAAGAGTTCGATAATATCTCTCTCTACTATGTTGGATGTATAGAGCAAGGTGAGAGTGACGACAAGCTCGCATGGCATTTACTGACATCAGAGCCTGTAACGAACAAAGAGGAAGCACTTAACATCGTCAGTTATTATGAGCGTCGTTGGCTGATAGAAGATTTTCACAAGGTTTGGAAAAGTGAAGGCACGCAAGTTGAACAACTGAGAATGCAAAGTAAAGATAACTTAGAAAGGCTCAGTGTTATTTTGGCATTTATTGCTACTCGTTTACTCCAGTTAAGATTTATGAACGAATCTAAAGAGTTATCTAGTAGCTGTTGTGAACGGGTGTTAAAAGGTAAAGCGTGGAAGCTTATGTGGTTAAAATTGGAGAAGAAAAAGCTGCCCAAAGAAGCACCAAATATATCGTGGGCTTACAAAAGTATTGCACGGTTAGGTGGTTGGAAAGATACCAAGCGGACGGGTCGCGCTTCTGTAAAGACATTATGGCAAGGATGGTTTAGGTTACAAACCATCCTTGAAGGATATGAACTAGCTAAGTCTCTTGAACACAATGACTTGTGA